The Methylotenera sp. G11 genome includes a window with the following:
- a CDS encoding diacylglycerol kinase → MQTPENDTQQSKHLTDVSPFKGKTGIRRLMNAFGYSLQGFSAAFKHEDAFRQEVFLALVLIPLAIYLGDDRVEQALMIASVLLVLIVELLNSAIEAAVDHTSIERHPLAKQAKDIGSAAVFIALTIVAVVWGLMLLG, encoded by the coding sequence ATGCAAACTCCTGAGAATGACACACAACAATCTAAACATCTGACAGATGTCAGTCCATTTAAAGGTAAAACGGGTATCCGTCGGCTGATGAATGCTTTTGGTTATTCATTGCAGGGGTTTTCCGCAGCGTTCAAACATGAAGATGCTTTCCGGCAAGAGGTGTTTCTGGCCTTGGTGCTGATTCCGTTGGCAATTTACCTGGGTGATGACCGTGTAGAGCAGGCGCTGATGATCGCCAGCGTGCTATTGGTTCTTATTGTCGAATTGCTGAACTCTGCAATTGAAGCCGCAGTAGATCATACTTCTATCGAACGTCACCCCTTGGCAAAGCAGGCAAAAGATATTGGCAGCGCGGCAGTGTTTATTGCGTTGACGATTGTGGCGGTTGTCTGGGGTCTGATGCTGTTGGGTTAA
- a CDS encoding oxidative damage protection protein: MARMVNCIKLGKEAEGMDFPPYPGELGKRIYANVSKEAWAAWLKQQTMLVNENRLSLADPTARKYLSDQTEKYFFGDGADTASGYVPPKS; the protein is encoded by the coding sequence ATGGCACGCATGGTAAATTGTATTAAATTAGGCAAAGAGGCTGAAGGCATGGACTTCCCGCCTTATCCGGGTGAACTCGGCAAGCGTATTTATGCAAACGTTTCTAAAGAAGCCTGGGCAGCCTGGTTAAAACAGCAGACGATGCTGGTCAATGAAAACCGCCTGAGCCTGGCTGATCCGACAGCACGTAAATACCTGTCAGATCAAACTGAAAAATACTTCTTCGGTGACGGCGCTGATACGGCGAGCGGTTATGTGCCGCCAAAAAGCTAA